A portion of the Rahnella variigena genome contains these proteins:
- the vgrG gene encoding type VI secretion system Vgr family protein, producing the protein MSTTGLPFFDHSHHKLAIRGSSAQPDVLSFTSLETLSKPFHYDIEFTSADRAIDPKSMLMKDASLTLQAPVADAFGVSVQQPQRVIQGLITAFKRLSTSKDESHYEVRLQPRLALLARSHQNCIYQDMSVPQIVEKILRDRHDMRGQDFIFTLSKEYPRREQTLQYGEDDLTFISRLLAEVGIWFRFTADPKLSIDVVEFYDDQQHYQQALTLQAVPPSGMHDVGVESAWDLSSHYQVVEKTVSTRDYNYRTATTDLSGSADVTRGDTTTYGEAYHYADNYLTAGGGGRDPEPESGAFYARLRHERYLNNQARFSGIVNAATLVPGQELKVTGSDAPAQFAQGVVIVSIQSSARRDKSFETKFEAITWSEDYCFRPEPEPKPVMAGTLPARVTSTTVNDTYGHIDKDGRYRVNMLFDRDAWEQGYESLWVRQARPYAGDTYGMHMPLLAGTEVAIAFEDGNPDRPYIAHVLHDSAHGDHVTIQNYKRNVLRTPSNNKLRLEDERGKEHIKLSTEYGGKSQLNLGHLVDSGKQQRGEGFELRTDSFGAIRAQKGIFISADGQPKAQGKVLEMDAVMSEMNSLKEMAQSLSDDAQTATANPADMAAQISLINDRVKDLTASVLLMHAPKGVALSSGEHLQVSAKQNLIATAGKNADISVAKDFFIGVGNTLSIFVRKLGMKLIANQGPVTLQAQNDLMELLARKAITITSTEDEIKITAKKKITLNAGGSYITLDQNKIESGTAGEYLTKAGNYGRLTQATNKVEMAVFPLIKRDEYNIKFSFSDDEGLPYSNSKYIAYLPDGTERKGITDEKGHTEQFVREDAKEIKIKLISEYLDPAWEGYHE; encoded by the coding sequence ATGAGTACAACCGGACTGCCTTTTTTCGACCACAGTCACCATAAATTAGCCATCCGCGGCAGCAGCGCACAACCCGATGTTCTGAGTTTCACCAGCCTGGAAACGCTCAGTAAGCCTTTCCATTACGACATTGAATTTACCAGTGCTGACCGGGCTATTGATCCGAAATCGATGCTGATGAAGGACGCCTCACTGACCCTGCAGGCACCGGTAGCCGACGCCTTTGGTGTCTCAGTCCAACAGCCACAGCGCGTAATACAGGGCCTAATCACCGCCTTTAAACGTCTTTCCACGTCGAAAGATGAAAGTCATTACGAGGTCCGCCTGCAGCCGCGTCTGGCTTTGCTCGCCCGCAGCCATCAGAACTGTATTTATCAGGACATGTCGGTTCCGCAGATTGTCGAAAAAATCCTGCGTGACCGTCACGACATGCGCGGACAGGACTTTATCTTCACACTGAGTAAAGAGTACCCGCGTCGCGAACAAACCTTGCAGTACGGCGAGGACGACCTGACCTTTATCTCCCGACTTCTGGCCGAAGTCGGGATCTGGTTCCGCTTTACCGCCGACCCTAAACTCAGCATTGACGTGGTCGAATTCTATGACGACCAGCAGCATTATCAACAGGCGCTGACGCTGCAGGCCGTACCCCCATCCGGCATGCACGACGTCGGCGTCGAATCGGCATGGGATTTGTCCAGCCATTATCAGGTGGTGGAAAAAACCGTCTCCACCCGGGATTACAACTACCGCACCGCGACCACGGATTTATCCGGCAGCGCCGATGTTACCCGCGGGGATACCACCACCTATGGCGAAGCCTATCATTACGCCGATAACTACCTGACCGCCGGTGGCGGTGGTCGCGATCCGGAACCGGAAAGTGGCGCGTTCTATGCCCGCCTGCGTCACGAACGTTACCTGAACAATCAGGCGCGCTTTTCCGGCATCGTGAATGCCGCAACCCTGGTGCCGGGTCAGGAGCTCAAAGTCACCGGCAGCGATGCGCCGGCACAGTTTGCGCAGGGCGTGGTGATCGTGTCTATCCAAAGCTCGGCGCGTCGCGACAAAAGCTTTGAAACAAAATTTGAGGCCATTACCTGGTCTGAAGATTACTGCTTCCGCCCGGAGCCGGAGCCTAAACCGGTGATGGCCGGTACTCTGCCCGCCCGCGTCACCAGCACCACCGTCAACGACACCTACGGTCATATCGATAAAGACGGGCGGTATCGCGTCAATATGCTGTTCGACCGAGATGCATGGGAACAAGGCTACGAAAGTCTGTGGGTCCGTCAGGCGCGCCCTTACGCCGGCGACACCTACGGCATGCATATGCCGCTGCTGGCCGGCACCGAAGTAGCGATTGCCTTTGAAGACGGCAACCCGGACCGCCCTTATATCGCCCACGTTCTGCATGACTCTGCGCACGGCGATCACGTCACCATCCAGAACTACAAACGCAACGTACTGCGCACGCCGTCGAACAACAAACTGCGCCTCGAGGACGAGCGCGGCAAGGAGCACATCAAGCTCAGCACCGAATACGGTGGTAAAAGCCAGCTCAACCTCGGCCATCTGGTGGACAGCGGCAAACAGCAGCGCGGTGAAGGGTTCGAGCTGCGCACCGACAGCTTCGGTGCAATACGAGCACAAAAAGGCATTTTTATCAGTGCCGACGGACAGCCAAAGGCACAAGGGAAAGTGCTGGAAATGGATGCGGTCATGAGTGAGATGAATTCACTCAAGGAAATGGCGCAATCTCTCTCAGATGATGCGCAAACAGCGACCGCCAATCCAGCCGATATGGCCGCCCAAATCTCACTGATTAACGACCGTGTAAAAGATCTGACTGCTTCTGTTTTGCTGATGCACGCCCCTAAAGGCGTAGCCCTGAGCAGCGGAGAACATCTCCAGGTTTCTGCAAAGCAAAACCTTATCGCTACGGCGGGAAAAAATGCCGATATCAGCGTGGCAAAAGATTTTTTCATCGGCGTGGGAAACACCTTAAGCATCTTTGTGCGAAAGCTGGGGATGAAACTTATCGCCAATCAGGGCCCCGTCACTCTGCAGGCGCAAAACGATCTGATGGAACTACTGGCCCGCAAGGCGATCACCATCACCAGTACCGAAGATGAAATCAAAATCACGGCGAAGAAAAAAATTACATTAAACGCCGGTGGCAGCTATATCACGCTTGACCAGAATAAGATTGAGTCGGGCACGGCTGGTGAATACCTGACAAAGGCTGGTAATTATGGGCGTTTAACTCAGGCAACGAATAAAGTTGAGATGGCTGTGTTTCCGCTAATTAAACGAGATGAATACAATATTAAATTTTCATTTTCTGATGACGAGGGATTACCTTATAGCAATTCAAAATACATTGCCTACCTCCCGGATGGTACAGAAAGAAAAGGAATTACTGATGAAAAGGGACACACAGAACAGTTTGTAAGGGAAGATGCGAAGGAAATAAAAATAAAATTAATTAGTGAGTATCTTGATCCGGCTTGGGAGGGTTATCATGAATGA
- the vgrG gene encoding type VI secretion system Vgr family protein, whose translation MTISLPVFFDHSHHKLAIRGSSAQPDVLSFTSLETLSKPFHYDIEFTSADRAIDPKTMLMQDASLTLQAPLMEALGVSVQQPQRVIQGIITAFKRLSTSKDESHYEVRLQPRLALLGRSHQNSIYQDMSVPQIVEKILRERHDMRGQDFVFTLSKEYPRREQVMQYGEDDLTFISRLLAEVGIWFRFTADPKLNIDVVEFYDDQQHHQPGLTLAAVPPSGMHDVGVESAWDLASHYQVVEKKVSTRDYNYRTATTDLTGNADVTRGDTTTYGEAYHYADNYLTPGGAGRDPEPESGAFYARLRHERYLNNQARFFGKFNAATLVPGQELKTTGDAPAQFAQGVVIVRIESSAKRDKSFEVTFEAIAYSEDYCFRAEPADKPVMAGTLPARVTSTTASDTYGHIDKDGRYRVNMLFDRDAWEQGHESLWVRQARPYAGDTYGMHMPLLAGTEVAIAFEDGNPDRPYIAQVLHDSAHGDHVTIQNYKRNVLRTPSNNKLRLDDERGKEHIKLSTEYGGKSQLNLGHLVDSGKQQRGEGFELRTDSFGAIRAQKGIFISADGQPKAQGKVLEMQPAISLLKGAQDQMQAISTDAQTALANPSDLQAQINLLQQNLAELKQAVLLLSAPKGIALSSGEHLQMSASDNLIATAGKNADISVAKNFFIGVGNTLSIFARKLGMKLIANQGPVTLQAQNDLMELLAHKTITITSTEDEIKITAKKKITLNAGGSYITLDENKIESGTAGEYLTKAGNYGRHEKASLKSALPTFPIIDPGEQSLRFALSEDSVGQPYMIHNSMGELVAKGIIDEDGRTPRIKLSEPDELKLSLGDPKWKVEFIEINSGPPGAELTDTPLYEEFYNDPYLDKLDEDNSSNYLPSVLLEKIVGNVEGEA comes from the coding sequence ATGACGATCTCACTGCCTGTTTTTTTCGATCACAGTCACCACAAGCTAGCGATCCGTGGCAGCAGCGCGCAGCCTGATGTCCTGAGTTTTACCAGCCTGGAAACGCTCAGCAAGCCTTTCCATTACGACATCGAGTTCACCAGCGCCGACCGCGCCATTGACCCGAAAACCATGCTGATGCAGGACGCCTCCCTCACGTTACAGGCGCCGTTAATGGAGGCGTTAGGTGTCTCAGTACAGCAGCCACAACGGGTTATTCAGGGCATCATCACCGCCTTTAAACGCCTTTCCACCTCGAAAGACGAAAGTCATTACGAAGTGCGCCTGCAACCGCGTCTGGCCCTGCTCGGCCGCAGCCATCAGAACAGCATTTATCAGGATATGTCGGTTCCTCAGATTGTCGAAAAAATACTGCGTGAACGTCATGACATGCGCGGTCAGGATTTCGTTTTCACACTCAGTAAAGAGTACCCGCGTCGCGAACAGGTGATGCAGTACGGCGAAGATGACCTGACATTTATTTCCCGACTGCTGGCCGAAGTCGGGATCTGGTTCCGCTTTACCGCCGACCCTAAACTCAACATCGACGTGGTGGAGTTTTACGACGACCAGCAACACCACCAGCCGGGGCTGACGCTGGCCGCTGTGCCTCCTTCCGGCATGCACGACGTCGGCGTGGAATCAGCATGGGATCTGGCCAGCCATTATCAGGTGGTGGAAAAAAAAGTTTCTACCCGCGATTACAACTACCGCACCGCCACCACCGATTTAACCGGCAATGCCGACGTCACCCGTGGCGATACCACCACCTACGGCGAAGCCTATCATTATGCCGATAACTACCTGACCCCCGGTGGCGCAGGCCGTGATCCGGAACCTGAAAGCGGCGCGTTTTACGCCCGCCTGCGTCACGAACGTTACCTGAACAATCAGGCACGTTTCTTCGGCAAGTTCAATGCCGCCACGCTGGTACCCGGCCAGGAACTCAAAACCACCGGTGATGCACCGGCGCAGTTTGCGCAGGGCGTAGTGATCGTCCGCATTGAAAGCTCGGCGAAGCGCGACAAAAGTTTTGAAGTGACCTTTGAGGCTATCGCGTACTCCGAAGATTACTGTTTCCGCGCCGAACCGGCGGATAAGCCAGTGATGGCCGGTACCCTGCCCGCCCGCGTCACCAGCACCACCGCCAGCGATACCTACGGCCATATTGATAAAGACGGGCGTTACCGCGTCAACATGCTGTTTGACCGTGATGCGTGGGAACAAGGCCACGAAAGCCTTTGGGTACGTCAGGCACGCCCTTATGCCGGGGATACCTACGGCATGCACATGCCGCTGCTGGCGGGCACCGAAGTTGCGATCGCCTTCGAGGACGGCAACCCGGATCGCCCTTATATCGCCCAGGTACTGCATGACTCTGCGCACGGCGATCACGTCACCATCCAGAACTACAAACGCAACGTTCTGCGCACACCGTCGAACAACAAACTGCGCCTCGACGACGAGCGCGGCAAAGAGCACATCAAGCTCAGCACAGAATACGGCGGCAAAAGCCAGCTCAACCTCGGCCATCTGGTGGACAGCGGTAAACAGCAGCGCGGTGAAGGGTTCGAGCTGCGTACTGACAGCTTCGGTGCAATACGAGCACAAAAAGGCATTTTTATCAGTGCCGACGGACAGCCAAAGGCACAAGGGAAAGTGCTGGAGATGCAACCGGCGATCAGCCTGTTGAAAGGCGCGCAGGACCAGATGCAGGCCATTTCGACCGACGCGCAAACTGCCTTAGCTAATCCATCTGACCTGCAGGCCCAAATCAATCTGTTGCAACAAAACCTCGCAGAACTGAAACAGGCGGTCCTGTTACTGAGTGCGCCAAAAGGCATCGCGTTGAGCAGCGGTGAGCATCTGCAAATGAGTGCCAGTGATAATTTGATTGCCACGGCCGGTAAAAATGCTGACATCAGCGTCGCGAAGAATTTTTTTATCGGTGTAGGCAATACCCTTAGCATCTTCGCCAGAAAGCTGGGGATGAAACTCATCGCTAATCAGGGCCCCGTCACTCTTCAGGCGCAAAACGATCTGATGGAATTACTGGCCCACAAGACGATCACCATCACCAGTACCGAAGATGAGATCAAAATAACGGCAAAGAAGAAGATCACGCTTAACGCAGGTGGCAGTTATATCACGCTGGATGAGAACAAGATTGAGTCAGGTACAGCTGGAGAATATCTGACAAAGGCGGGGAATTACGGTCGACATGAGAAGGCTAGTTTGAAATCAGCCTTGCCAACTTTTCCTATCATTGACCCGGGTGAACAGAGCTTACGGTTTGCGCTATCTGAGGATTCTGTGGGGCAACCTTATATGATTCATAATAGTATGGGAGAATTAGTTGCAAAAGGTATAATTGATGAAGATGGGAGAACACCCAGAATTAAGCTGAGCGAGCCTGATGAGTTAAAATTAAGCTTAGGTGATCCCAAGTGGAAAGTGGAGTTTATAGAAATAAATTCCGGGCCGCCAGGAGCAGAACTGACCGATACACCTCTCTATGAAGAATTCTATAATGACCCTTATCTTGATAAATTAGATGAAGACAATAGCAGTAACTACCTTCCCTCAGTGCTACTGGAAAAAATTGTCGGAAATGTCGAAGGAGAAGCATAG
- a CDS encoding LysM peptidoglycan-binding domain-containing protein — protein MKYVSATHDKKLLTVEYIAEDGTHYLRSGGTICWRFFNPGNIRPSKTSVCNSLKIGIGDTKSGRFMIFPSEEVGWNALKLLLKSVYKDMEINNVAKRFAPATDNNDPEKYSKFIVKESGLDGDRHVIDLEEVSLVKLMEAIKKMEGYYNNQDSRRENKVPTTSVILSDGSKPIANEKFKVVIDQCTYEWSTNKYGELPVVAHLASRGRLDIFATTARGAYERIYSSKIGETSQNILLLRSNSSYAAKTDFHKQGEKSTAIYHVKKGDTLSKIAKKLQTTVKRIADLNKIQNVNILSVGQELKIPDGRGLPQTVPSPSSNSSRGNQQQASTGRSDAGYPQANISTSVEQAPWMKVALEEAKRWAGKREEEITLGINYHKEVSVNLNSLAGDSNPWCASFVNYCLINSEPRFPKSNRPAKALSFSSDSRFKKIEQPIFGAIAVYSRKGGGHVCFVYALSEIVNGNVIVLGGNQDDQINFVDRTTRRLVGYFVPVQYEAQALTEITSAPLHKKTAEEMNSSLNINKISNGRES, from the coding sequence ATGAAATATGTTAGTGCGACACACGACAAGAAATTATTAACAGTCGAGTATATTGCAGAGGACGGTACGCACTACCTACGCTCAGGAGGTACCATCTGCTGGAGATTCTTTAACCCTGGGAATATTCGCCCTTCAAAGACTTCTGTATGTAATTCATTAAAAATAGGCATAGGGGACACTAAAAGTGGGAGATTTATGATTTTCCCTAGTGAGGAAGTTGGCTGGAATGCGCTTAAATTATTATTAAAGTCTGTATATAAAGACATGGAAATTAATAATGTTGCTAAAAGATTTGCACCAGCCACTGATAATAATGATCCTGAAAAATATTCAAAATTTATTGTGAAAGAATCTGGTTTGGATGGTGATAGGCATGTAATAGATCTTGAAGAAGTCTCTTTAGTGAAATTAATGGAGGCAATCAAAAAAATGGAAGGATATTATAACAATCAAGACTCACGGCGAGAAAATAAAGTACCTACTACCAGTGTTATTTTATCTGACGGAAGCAAACCTATTGCCAATGAGAAATTCAAGGTGGTTATTGATCAATGCACTTATGAATGGAGCACAAACAAGTATGGAGAATTACCAGTTGTAGCCCACTTGGCAAGTAGAGGGAGGCTTGATATTTTTGCTACCACTGCCAGAGGTGCCTATGAGAGAATTTACTCATCAAAGATAGGAGAAACCAGTCAAAATATACTTCTTTTGAGGAGTAACAGTAGCTATGCAGCTAAAACAGACTTTCACAAACAAGGTGAAAAGTCTACCGCTATATACCATGTAAAGAAAGGCGATACCCTTAGTAAGATTGCAAAAAAACTACAAACAACGGTGAAGAGAATTGCTGATTTAAATAAGATCCAAAATGTAAATATTCTTTCAGTTGGCCAGGAGTTGAAGATCCCTGATGGAAGAGGTTTGCCTCAGACTGTACCATCGCCATCAAGTAATTCATCGCGAGGTAATCAGCAACAAGCATCGACAGGACGTTCTGATGCTGGTTACCCGCAAGCAAATATTAGTACAAGTGTTGAGCAAGCTCCATGGATGAAAGTCGCTTTAGAGGAAGCAAAACGATGGGCTGGTAAACGTGAAGAAGAGATTACATTAGGTATAAATTATCATAAGGAGGTTAGTGTAAATTTGAATTCTTTAGCTGGTGATAGCAATCCCTGGTGCGCATCTTTTGTTAACTATTGCTTAATAAATTCCGAACCGCGATTCCCAAAAAGTAATCGACCCGCTAAAGCTTTATCATTTTCAAGTGATTCTCGTTTTAAGAAGATCGAACAGCCCATTTTCGGAGCGATAGCTGTATATTCGAGAAAAGGGGGTGGGCATGTTTGTTTTGTTTATGCCTTATCAGAAATAGTTAACGGGAATGTAATTGTGTTAGGTGGTAATCAAGATGATCAAATAAATTTTGTTGATAGAACCACTCGAAGATTAGTTGGATATTTTGTTCCTGTTCAGTATGAAGCTCAAGCTTTAACAGAAATAACATCAGCGCCTCTCCATAAAAAAACAGCTGAGGAGATGAATTCATCTTTAAATATAAATAAAATAAGCAACGGGAGAGAGTCATGA
- a CDS encoding DUF92 domain-containing protein produces the protein MPVNLQSIPAPSLRPAPPRALRWLGALAAFIASGILLMRFLGKLVGETSFWWFAIGIPLLFWVVLLGLRLTVYMMQQIHANAWDKRREQFVLQEVRRGRRALQVLAADCITAHCDEEQFITVADALINNENKLYPQASWEAESSVRHSRLPVTEDMSKETLISKSFDHLLSNLAEQFSSLPPDNPVAILFESSCSLPKERVQEIWMRAWRTREICQPFCFMSGHGLGVIDQWLDHRIKSSELLLVIAVQIGPKSSAMSAESVVSLLLGNRLTQKTLLPLALLHRPESSLPQQIPLQAGLLQSADWALLPPDAIQHLWMTEIHPETDAYHSAIAVQGKPPLLNITEDSSVHDFNSFMGDPGITGHWLAIAAAAQAISRHPLPHMVLSGEQDSDTVWSTVVSPVASHKENKA, from the coding sequence ATGCCTGTCAATCTACAAAGCATTCCTGCCCCGTCACTACGCCCTGCCCCACCGAGAGCATTACGCTGGCTTGGTGCATTGGCGGCCTTTATTGCATCGGGAATATTACTCATGCGATTTCTGGGGAAACTGGTGGGCGAGACCTCCTTTTGGTGGTTTGCCATTGGCATTCCGCTTCTGTTTTGGGTCGTACTCCTGGGCTTACGCCTGACGGTATATATGATGCAGCAAATCCATGCCAACGCCTGGGATAAAAGACGCGAACAGTTCGTTTTGCAAGAAGTCCGTCGCGGACGCCGGGCGTTACAAGTTTTGGCTGCCGATTGTATTACCGCGCATTGTGATGAAGAGCAATTCATCACGGTGGCTGATGCGTTAATCAATAATGAAAACAAGCTGTATCCCCAAGCGTCGTGGGAAGCCGAGAGCAGTGTTCGTCATAGCCGTCTTCCTGTTACTGAGGACATGTCAAAAGAAACGCTTATTTCTAAGTCTTTTGATCATCTGCTCAGCAATCTTGCTGAGCAGTTTTCCTCTCTGCCGCCTGATAATCCTGTGGCCATTTTATTCGAGTCCTCCTGCTCGTTGCCAAAAGAGCGTGTTCAGGAAATTTGGATGCGAGCCTGGCGGACCCGTGAAATCTGTCAGCCTTTCTGTTTCATGTCTGGTCATGGTTTAGGTGTCATCGACCAATGGTTAGATCACCGGATTAAAAGTTCTGAACTCCTGCTGGTCATCGCCGTACAGATTGGGCCGAAGAGTTCAGCAATGAGTGCTGAATCTGTCGTGAGTCTTTTACTGGGAAATCGCCTGACTCAGAAAACACTGTTGCCGCTCGCATTATTACACCGACCGGAGTCCTCTTTGCCACAGCAAATTCCATTGCAGGCGGGGCTTTTACAATCCGCCGACTGGGCTCTCTTGCCCCCTGATGCGATACAACACCTCTGGATGACTGAAATACATCCGGAGACAGATGCATATCATAGTGCTATTGCGGTTCAGGGAAAGCCTCCTCTACTCAATATTACTGAGGATTCATCAGTACATGATTTTAATTCCTTTATGGGTGATCCCGGGATTACCGGCCACTGGCTTGCGATCGCCGCTGCTGCTCAGGCCATTAGTCGTCATCCCTTACCACATATGGTTCTCAGTGGCGAACAAGACAGTGACACTGTCTGGAGTACCGTCGTATCCCCTGTCGCTTCTCACAAGGAGAATAAAGCGTGA